In Stigmatella aurantiaca, one DNA window encodes the following:
- a CDS encoding response regulator has protein sequence MSKRILIVESDTTLSAALREALDSRGFGVDETADGKGSVEQIRRDRPDLVVLAVDLSGGQNGYLICGKLKKDDDLKNVPIVIIGNPDGFAAHRKLKAHADEYVAKPVDTELLVERVGALIGFPDTVMGEVVENEGLTLDGLADEPMSEDEPIVSEEGAEEIAVEESASSSGEDLDMLDEAFNDMSDGGLSASEEPVVAPADTEGEEDLSSLDSLGMDTESALDSLGDDEQEEKTQIGFLSPVEPEPERPAPRAPPPAPPPRAATPVAPPPARAAPTAPVTSAADAAELRTLRARVAELQSALSDAQSQASSAEGRVQELESQLETQSAELETVRASAGKNDKDTFALRDAVNKKDKEILRLKSELNLREQEKDREISRLKAELSQKEHDFVELQDKQLELERQSTDSAAELARRDAQIKTLTTKADQLTADRKKVDQQLLAAKEEARGATSKLTALQAEVDAHQEQQSATQAELEELRGRSDQLEAAHQAAQGEADELRGQLEAAQQETNEVRAQLEQAQAELSSQAAQAADEAEGLRKRITELEEAAVRSEERVTKLYSRIKNDEKLRERAKKALGIAQQLLEEPASSLDADEAAA, from the coding sequence ATGTCCAAGAGAATTCTGATTGTCGAAAGTGACACCACCCTTTCCGCGGCCTTGCGCGAGGCCCTGGACTCCCGGGGCTTTGGGGTGGACGAGACGGCCGACGGCAAGGGCAGCGTGGAGCAGATCCGCCGGGACCGCCCGGACCTGGTGGTGCTGGCGGTGGATCTGTCCGGCGGCCAGAACGGCTACCTCATCTGCGGCAAGCTGAAGAAGGACGACGATCTCAAGAACGTCCCCATCGTCATCATCGGCAACCCGGACGGCTTCGCCGCCCACCGCAAGCTCAAGGCCCACGCGGACGAGTACGTGGCCAAGCCCGTGGACACGGAGCTGCTCGTGGAGCGCGTGGGTGCGCTCATCGGCTTTCCGGACACGGTGATGGGCGAGGTGGTGGAGAACGAGGGCCTCACGCTCGATGGCCTGGCCGATGAGCCCATGTCCGAGGACGAGCCCATCGTCAGCGAGGAAGGCGCCGAGGAGATCGCCGTCGAGGAGTCCGCCAGCTCCTCCGGCGAGGACCTGGACATGCTCGATGAGGCGTTCAACGACATGTCCGATGGGGGCCTCTCCGCCTCCGAGGAGCCCGTCGTGGCGCCCGCGGACACCGAGGGCGAGGAGGATCTCTCGTCCCTCGACAGCCTCGGCATGGACACCGAGTCCGCCCTCGACTCCCTGGGAGACGACGAGCAGGAAGAGAAGACCCAGATCGGCTTCCTCTCGCCCGTGGAGCCCGAGCCCGAGCGGCCCGCGCCCAGGGCCCCTCCCCCGGCCCCGCCCCCTCGCGCCGCCACCCCCGTGGCACCTCCCCCGGCCCGCGCCGCCCCCACGGCCCCCGTGACGTCCGCGGCGGATGCCGCCGAGCTGCGCACCCTGCGCGCCCGCGTCGCGGAGCTCCAGAGTGCCCTCTCCGATGCCCAGTCCCAGGCCTCCTCGGCGGAGGGCCGGGTGCAGGAGCTGGAGTCCCAGCTGGAGACGCAGTCGGCGGAGCTGGAGACGGTCCGCGCCTCCGCCGGCAAGAACGACAAGGACACCTTCGCGCTGCGCGATGCGGTCAACAAGAAGGACAAGGAGATCCTCCGGCTCAAGAGCGAGCTGAACCTCCGCGAGCAGGAGAAGGACCGGGAGATCTCCCGCCTCAAGGCCGAGCTGTCCCAGAAGGAGCACGACTTCGTCGAGCTGCAGGACAAGCAGCTCGAGCTGGAGCGGCAGTCCACCGACTCCGCCGCGGAGCTGGCGCGCCGGGACGCGCAGATCAAGACGCTGACCACCAAGGCCGATCAGCTCACCGCCGACCGCAAGAAGGTGGACCAGCAGCTGCTCGCCGCCAAGGAGGAGGCGCGCGGCGCCACCTCGAAGCTCACCGCCCTGCAGGCCGAGGTGGATGCGCACCAGGAGCAGCAGAGCGCCACCCAGGCGGAGCTGGAGGAGCTGCGCGGCCGGTCCGATCAGCTCGAAGCCGCGCACCAGGCGGCCCAGGGCGAGGCCGACGAGCTGCGCGGCCAGCTGGAGGCCGCTCAGCAGGAGACGAACGAGGTGCGCGCCCAGCTCGAGCAGGCCCAGGCGGAGCTCTCCAGCCAGGCGGCCCAGGCGGCCGACGAGGCCGAGGGCCTGCGCAAGCGCATCACCGAGCTGGAGGAGGCCGCGGTGCGCAGCGAGGAGCGCGTCACGAAGCTCTACTCCCGCATCAAGAACGACGAGAAGCTGCGCGAGCGCGCCAAGAAGGCGCTGGGCATCGCGCAGCAGCTCCTGGAGGAGCCTGCCTCCTCGCTGGACGCGGACGAGGCCGCGGCCTGA
- a CDS encoding anti-sigma factor family protein, producing MTCQELDRLLYPYLDGEFQPEERIEVETHLAECEACTGRVEEETAIRQALRRAANLSVQSRRAPESLRAGIQLGMKQEHRRAQQVQWLRMGAAALVVAAVGGAWVTTRPEERQRFVEDAVRRHSKQLPFEIANVAPEHVEAWFDGKLDHPVPVPRLRNVSLSGARISNIKDRPAAYISYETQPAKEGEEGRRIGVFVFDDARQDLDAEALPAVQVDSSNGYNVAVWREGEIVYELVSDLDEADIRKMLQEKELRLGNVPPPQTPSLPILPASHAP from the coding sequence ATGACCTGCCAGGAACTCGATCGGTTGCTCTACCCGTACCTCGACGGCGAGTTTCAGCCCGAGGAGCGGATTGAAGTCGAGACCCACCTCGCCGAGTGCGAGGCCTGCACCGGGCGGGTCGAGGAGGAGACCGCCATCCGGCAGGCCCTCCGGCGCGCGGCGAACCTCTCCGTCCAGTCGCGCCGGGCCCCTGAGTCGCTCCGCGCTGGAATTCAGCTGGGAATGAAACAGGAGCACCGCCGCGCCCAGCAAGTCCAGTGGCTGCGCATGGGGGCGGCGGCCCTGGTGGTGGCGGCGGTTGGCGGCGCATGGGTGACGACCCGCCCCGAGGAGCGCCAGCGGTTCGTGGAAGACGCGGTCCGGCGCCACTCCAAGCAGCTTCCCTTCGAGATCGCCAACGTGGCCCCCGAGCACGTGGAGGCCTGGTTCGACGGGAAGTTGGATCACCCGGTCCCCGTGCCCCGCCTGCGCAACGTGAGCCTGTCCGGCGCGCGCATCTCCAACATCAAGGACCGGCCGGCCGCCTACATCAGCTACGAGACGCAGCCCGCCAAGGAAGGCGAAGAGGGCCGCCGCATCGGCGTCTTCGTCTTCGACGATGCGCGGCAGGACCTGGATGCCGAAGCGTTGCCCGCCGTGCAGGTGGACTCGAGCAACGGCTACAACGTGGCCGTGTGGCGCGAGGGCGAGATCGTCTATGAGCTGGTGTCCGATCTGGACGAGGCGGACATCCGCAAGATGCTGCAGGAGAAGGAGCTGCGCCTGGGCAACGTGCCGCCCCCCCAGACGCCGTCCTTGCCCATCCTCCCCGCGTCCCACGCGCCGTAG
- a CDS encoding sigma-70 family RNA polymerase sigma factor: MLDFRQPNRTKQEFEELALAHLDPLYSAALRLTKNERDAEDLVQDTCMRAYRFFDKFERGTNIKAWLFKILTNTFINRYRRKVKERTVVEGVEREAVHERFVSRDATDFAANPEQYFFDRLLSDDVLRAIDSLPIDFRLVVILADLQEFSYKEIAEILECPVGTVMSRLFRGRKLLQKTLREYAEGQGVFRHDGEPVKAPADLEEYRHRKKTG, encoded by the coding sequence ATGTTGGACTTCAGGCAACCGAATCGGACGAAACAGGAATTCGAAGAGCTGGCCCTGGCCCACCTCGACCCGCTCTACTCGGCCGCCCTGCGGCTGACCAAGAACGAGCGCGATGCGGAAGACCTGGTGCAGGACACCTGCATGCGGGCCTACCGCTTCTTCGACAAGTTCGAGCGTGGCACCAACATCAAGGCCTGGCTCTTCAAGATCCTCACCAACACCTTCATCAACCGCTACCGGCGCAAGGTGAAGGAGCGCACCGTGGTGGAGGGGGTCGAGCGCGAGGCGGTCCACGAGCGCTTCGTCAGCCGGGACGCGACGGACTTCGCCGCCAACCCCGAGCAATACTTCTTCGACCGGCTGCTGTCGGATGATGTGCTCCGGGCCATCGACTCGTTGCCCATCGACTTCCGGCTGGTGGTCATCCTCGCGGATTTGCAGGAGTTCTCCTACAAGGAGATCGCCGAGATCCTCGAGTGCCCTGTGGGCACGGTGATGAGCCGCCTGTTCCGGGGCCGCAAGCTCCTGCAGAAGACGCTGCGCGAGTACGCCGAGGGCCAGGGCGTTTTCCGTCATGACGGAGAGCCCGTGAAGGCTCCCGCGGATCTCGAAGAGTACCGTCACAGGAAGAAGACGGGGTAG
- the ald gene encoding alanine dehydrogenase, translating to MIVGVPKEIKTREYRVGMVPAGARALTAAGHTVLIETNAGVGSGIPDSEYQRVGAQIVKSADEVWSRAEMIVKVKEPIAPEYERIQNGQIIYTYFHLAGVDPELTRTLVKKKAAAVAYETLQTDDGGLPLLKPMSEVAGKMAIQVGATCLEKAHGGKGILLSGVPGVRRGRVAVIGGGVVGTCAAKVAVGMGAEVTLLDVNLDRLTYLDDVFLGRVATLNSDSETIARAVREADLVIGAVLIPGGKAPKLVPEALLKEMEPGSVVVDVAVDQGGCIETCRPTTHDNPTYTVHGVVHYCVANMPGAVPQTSTYALTNTTRPYARKIAEMGLVEAIKSDRALARALNTYDGKVTYEAVAKDLGYDYVPIHDALGGKSAR from the coding sequence GTGATCGTCGGAGTTCCCAAAGAGATCAAAACCCGTGAGTACCGTGTCGGCATGGTTCCCGCGGGAGCGCGCGCCCTGACGGCCGCGGGCCACACGGTGCTGATCGAGACGAACGCGGGGGTGGGCTCCGGCATCCCGGATTCCGAGTACCAGCGCGTCGGTGCGCAGATCGTCAAGAGCGCGGACGAGGTGTGGTCGCGCGCGGAGATGATCGTCAAGGTGAAGGAGCCCATCGCGCCCGAGTACGAGCGCATCCAGAACGGGCAGATCATCTACACCTATTTCCACCTGGCCGGCGTGGACCCGGAGCTGACCCGCACGCTCGTGAAGAAGAAGGCGGCGGCGGTGGCCTACGAGACGCTGCAGACGGACGATGGCGGCCTGCCCCTGCTCAAGCCCATGAGCGAGGTGGCCGGGAAGATGGCCATCCAGGTGGGCGCCACCTGCCTGGAGAAGGCGCACGGCGGCAAGGGCATCCTCCTGAGCGGCGTGCCCGGCGTGCGCCGGGGCCGCGTGGCCGTCATCGGCGGCGGCGTGGTGGGCACCTGCGCGGCCAAGGTCGCCGTGGGCATGGGCGCCGAGGTGACGCTGCTCGACGTGAACCTGGACCGGCTCACCTACCTGGATGACGTGTTCCTGGGCCGCGTGGCCACCCTGAACTCGGACAGCGAGACCATCGCCCGCGCCGTGCGCGAGGCGGACCTCGTCATCGGCGCGGTGCTCATCCCCGGCGGCAAGGCCCCCAAGCTCGTCCCCGAGGCCCTGCTCAAGGAGATGGAGCCCGGCTCCGTCGTGGTGGACGTGGCCGTGGACCAGGGCGGCTGCATCGAGACGTGCCGCCCCACCACCCACGACAACCCCACCTACACGGTGCACGGCGTCGTCCACTACTGCGTGGCCAACATGCCCGGCGCGGTGCCCCAGACGTCCACCTACGCGCTGACGAACACCACCCGCCCCTACGCCCGGAAGATCGCCGAGATGGGGCTCGTGGAGGCCATCAAGTCGGACCGCGCCCTGGCGCGCGCCCTGAACACCTACGATGGCAAGGTCACCTACGAGGCCGTCGCCAAGGACCTGGGCTACGACTACGTGCCCATCCACGACGCGCTCGGCGGCAAATCCGCCCGCTAG
- a CDS encoding radical SAM protein: MKPAPKLLFADPQGRVMEHPYLIATLRSGEELVPPQDRPIPLPATGRLVHLPGRLPVGLDPETGELELVREMKVGGKTFVPNAVGALLPPGYTRTFLPGEVKGDGPILPQWAYTAAAWGKDGPVAWAIHTDKRSHWDPENYSTPEMRKLVDEHLRRFPDNRVLKQLKTCALLYRCFTSQNVFYVRDEGAIPASVMCNARCVGCISDQPADGPPASHERMEDGPSGEEMGAIGVYHLENAPGRTMISFGQGCEGEPLTRHKAIAEAIRYMRARTDRGSININTNASLTHGLVALFDAGLDAIRVSLNSAVKDLYEAYYKPVKYSWEDVEASIALARERGAYLALNLLLFPGVTDREGEVQALERLVSKYQVNQVQTRSLCIDPLQYLEVARDRGAGGEPVGIRELLQRLKAARPGLVIGNFARGLEERAVPAGRK, encoded by the coding sequence ATGAAGCCGGCGCCCAAGCTGCTGTTCGCGGATCCCCAGGGGCGGGTGATGGAACACCCCTACCTGATCGCCACCCTGCGCAGTGGGGAGGAGCTCGTGCCCCCGCAGGACCGTCCCATCCCCCTGCCAGCCACCGGGAGGCTCGTCCATCTGCCTGGGCGCCTGCCCGTGGGGTTGGACCCCGAGACGGGCGAGCTGGAGCTGGTGCGCGAGATGAAGGTGGGGGGCAAGACGTTCGTGCCCAACGCCGTGGGCGCGCTGCTGCCGCCGGGCTACACCCGGACGTTTCTGCCCGGCGAGGTGAAGGGCGACGGGCCCATCCTGCCGCAGTGGGCGTACACCGCCGCGGCGTGGGGCAAGGACGGGCCGGTGGCCTGGGCCATCCACACCGACAAGCGCTCGCACTGGGATCCGGAGAACTACTCGACGCCGGAGATGCGCAAGCTCGTGGATGAGCACCTGCGGCGCTTCCCGGACAACCGCGTCCTCAAGCAGCTCAAGACGTGCGCGCTGCTCTACCGCTGCTTCACCTCGCAGAACGTCTTCTACGTGCGCGACGAGGGGGCCATCCCCGCCTCGGTCATGTGCAACGCGCGCTGCGTGGGGTGCATCTCGGATCAGCCCGCGGACGGCCCTCCGGCCTCCCATGAGCGCATGGAGGATGGCCCCTCGGGCGAGGAGATGGGCGCCATTGGCGTCTACCACCTGGAGAACGCGCCGGGCCGGACGATGATCAGCTTCGGCCAGGGGTGCGAGGGCGAGCCGCTCACGCGCCACAAGGCCATCGCCGAGGCCATCCGCTACATGCGGGCGCGCACGGACCGGGGCTCCATCAACATCAACACCAACGCGAGCCTGACGCACGGGCTGGTGGCGCTGTTCGACGCGGGGCTGGATGCGATCCGCGTCTCGCTCAACTCGGCGGTGAAGGACCTCTACGAGGCCTACTACAAGCCGGTGAAGTACTCCTGGGAGGACGTGGAGGCCTCGATCGCGCTCGCCCGCGAGCGGGGGGCCTACCTGGCGCTCAACCTGCTGCTGTTCCCGGGCGTCACCGACCGCGAGGGCGAAGTCCAGGCCCTGGAGCGCCTGGTGAGCAAATACCAGGTGAACCAGGTGCAGACGCGCTCGCTGTGTATCGATCCGCTCCAGTACCTGGAGGTTGCCCGGGACCGGGGCGCCGGGGGCGAGCCGGTGGGCATCCGCGAGCTCCTTCAGCGGCTGAAGGCGGCCCGGCCTGGGCTCGTCATCGGCAACTTCGCCCGGGGGCTGGAGGAGCGGGCGGTGCCAGCGGGCCGCAAGTAG
- a CDS encoding chemotaxis protein CheW: MAPDRALAVQARPEQEFFCFRVGGLRLGVPSENVLEVLRAGLMTPLPRSPSFLLGVTGHRGEVLPVLDLLRFLAKGEARIMPRTRIFVGVSGNYVAGVVADTVLGLRRILVSDILPPPVGADAATEHLLGVVQGPTAEETVNLLNFAKLLQTARQRAVAR; this comes from the coding sequence ATTGCTCCGGACCGGGCTCTCGCCGTTCAGGCCCGTCCCGAGCAAGAGTTCTTCTGCTTCCGTGTAGGCGGGCTCCGCTTGGGCGTGCCCAGCGAGAACGTCCTGGAAGTGCTCCGGGCGGGGCTGATGACGCCCCTGCCACGCTCCCCCTCGTTCCTGCTGGGGGTGACCGGGCACCGGGGCGAGGTGCTCCCGGTGCTGGATCTGCTGCGTTTCCTGGCCAAGGGCGAGGCGCGCATCATGCCCCGGACCCGCATTTTCGTGGGCGTCAGCGGCAACTACGTCGCCGGCGTGGTGGCCGACACCGTGCTGGGGCTGCGCCGCATCCTCGTCTCCGACATCCTTCCGCCGCCGGTGGGCGCCGATGCCGCCACCGAGCACCTCCTGGGGGTGGTGCAGGGGCCCACGGCCGAGGAGACCGTGAACCTGCTCAACTTCGCCAAGCTCCTCCAGACAGCGCGTCAGCGGGCGGTGGCCCGATGA
- a CDS encoding Frizzy aggregation protein FrzB, producing the protein MIDVDGLVRTEEEVDVLFFEVGVHVYGVDASQVQRIERALPGDLVRPELGALHQGRRALVFDTPEGEAHLKVDVVRGVRPINVADLRRLPAAVTASSFAIGVCLEEEAHPILLIDLVETAKTQGRH; encoded by the coding sequence ATGATCGACGTGGACGGTCTGGTCCGCACCGAGGAGGAAGTGGACGTCCTCTTCTTCGAGGTGGGCGTGCACGTCTATGGCGTGGATGCCTCGCAGGTGCAGCGCATCGAGCGGGCCCTGCCGGGAGATCTCGTCCGGCCCGAGCTGGGGGCGCTCCACCAGGGCCGCCGGGCCCTCGTCTTCGACACCCCCGAGGGCGAGGCGCACCTCAAGGTGGATGTCGTGCGAGGGGTGCGCCCCATCAACGTCGCGGACCTGCGGCGGCTGCCCGCCGCCGTCACCGCGTCCTCCTTCGCCATTGGGGTGTGCCTGGAAGAAGAGGCCCACCCCATTCTGCTCATCGATTTGGTCGAAACCGCAAAGACTCAAGGAAGGCACTGA
- a CDS encoding methyl-accepting chemotaxis protein codes for MSLDTPNEKSVKPRAPKKAAVAKPPAKSNTPALKPLTDTLRSVLAGNLQARITPEIVSGELADVALLLNQVLERFSDSEHRKQVAAQEIDQALDSLIALVREGDLSRWTTTTEDPQLAPLLEGFGKVIETLRTFVREINEAALRLSSSANQVLAASTQHETSSTEQAAAIHETTATMEELKHASAQIAENAGAVARVAEETLGAARAGRGAIAEFIQAMQQIRSDGIAVADAITKLSKRVERIGTVVEVIDEIADRSDLLALNAALEGSRAGEAGKGFSIVAAEMRRLAENVLDSTKEIKSLITEIREATAAAGGAADASKVATESGEKLGSVAATAVEGILAGVQETSDAARVINLATQQQRTATEQVVASMAEIEDVTRQTTQASKQATGASAELTQLASRLAELIKRFKAD; via the coding sequence ATGTCCCTGGACACCCCGAACGAGAAGTCCGTGAAGCCCCGCGCTCCGAAGAAGGCCGCGGTGGCCAAACCCCCGGCCAAGTCCAACACCCCGGCCCTCAAGCCCCTGACGGACACGCTCCGGTCGGTGCTGGCCGGCAATCTCCAGGCGCGCATCACCCCGGAGATCGTCAGCGGGGAGCTGGCCGACGTGGCCCTCCTGCTCAACCAGGTGCTGGAGCGCTTCTCCGACTCCGAGCACCGCAAGCAGGTCGCCGCCCAGGAGATCGATCAGGCGCTCGACTCGCTCATCGCCCTGGTGCGCGAAGGAGACCTGTCGCGCTGGACGACCACCACCGAGGACCCGCAGCTCGCGCCGCTGCTGGAGGGCTTCGGCAAGGTCATCGAGACGCTGCGCACCTTCGTGCGGGAGATCAACGAGGCGGCCCTGCGGCTGTCCTCCTCCGCCAACCAGGTGCTCGCCGCCTCCACGCAGCACGAGACGTCCTCCACCGAGCAGGCCGCGGCCATCCATGAGACGACCGCGACCATGGAGGAGCTCAAGCACGCCTCCGCGCAGATCGCCGAGAACGCGGGCGCGGTGGCCCGTGTGGCCGAGGAGACGCTCGGGGCCGCGCGCGCGGGCCGGGGCGCCATCGCCGAGTTCATCCAGGCCATGCAGCAGATCCGCAGCGATGGGATCGCCGTGGCCGACGCCATCACCAAGCTGTCCAAGCGCGTGGAGCGCATCGGCACCGTGGTGGAGGTGATCGACGAGATCGCCGACCGCTCGGACCTCCTGGCGCTCAACGCGGCGCTCGAGGGCAGCCGCGCCGGTGAGGCCGGCAAGGGCTTCTCCATCGTCGCCGCGGAGATGCGGCGCCTGGCGGAGAACGTCCTGGACTCCACCAAGGAGATCAAGAGCCTCATCACCGAGATCCGCGAGGCCACAGCCGCCGCGGGCGGCGCGGCGGATGCCTCCAAGGTGGCCACCGAGTCCGGTGAGAAGCTGGGCTCCGTGGCGGCCACCGCCGTGGAGGGCATCCTCGCGGGCGTCCAGGAGACCAGCGACGCGGCACGCGTCATCAACCTGGCCACCCAGCAGCAGCGCACCGCCACCGAGCAGGTGGTGGCCTCCATGGCCGAAATCGAGGACGTGACGCGCCAGACGACGCAGGCCTCCAAGCAGGCCACGGGTGCCTCCGCCGAGCTGACGCAGCTGGCCAGCCGCCTGGCCGAACTCATCAAGCGCTTCAAGGCCGACTAA
- a CDS encoding hybrid sensor histidine kinase/response regulator — MDTEALKKSLLKKFQEVTADRLQKIQLGVLDLEKDNADQAADDVARELHTMKGEARMLGLAAIGQLAHAAEDMLRAERDGKTATEVATDLLLRACDVLSDLTDDLAGAHTGTEASEEMCKTLASASGHPLPPLGNKPPQPRPAPAPLPPARAAAPPPPVAPPAPVVQPPPAPAAAAVAPVPGAAKPEEEAPAAAVAKPSIADRSIRVNVEILDSLGLLAGDLLVESARGRLRGSETATLFERFSRLGDRFLHLGERLHLVNELRAELEGIESDLHRLRDDAFRFVRRNEDGINTLHGNLAKMADSVAEARLVPLSTVFDAFPRAVRELSRAQGKDVDLIIENADVGVDRSMLADVRDALVHLLRNSVDHGLEVPEARQQLGKPAMGRLRIRVRIDGDMLQIDVEDDGRGIDPERLKQVALNKRLITQTQAAALSERETIDLIFRPGFSTRDQVSEISGRGVGMDVVKRKVESLGGSVGVVSRQGRGTTISLRLPQSLALMKVLLVRLGDDVYGIPAADVVAVTRVKPEDRMEVFGTLAVKHRNKPTALVALGPLLGVNGGNRFDKPPAVVVRHGDDHAALVVDGFVDEREVAVKPCGGEFLKGAAFIAGTAALEDGRIAVLCHVPDIMAEVRRMARPVTQQPQAKRLRVLLVDDSPIARATEGALVKALGHTVEEAQDGEEAYAKVQHNTYDLILTDVQMPRLDGFSFTRRLKTTPAVARIPVIILSSLASPEDKRRGLEAGADGYLVKGELGVESLAQTIERLT, encoded by the coding sequence ATGGATACCGAGGCCCTCAAGAAGTCCCTCCTGAAGAAGTTTCAGGAGGTCACCGCAGACCGGCTCCAGAAGATCCAACTCGGGGTGCTCGACCTCGAGAAGGACAACGCGGACCAGGCCGCGGACGACGTCGCGCGCGAGCTGCACACGATGAAGGGCGAGGCCCGCATGCTGGGGCTCGCCGCCATCGGGCAGCTGGCGCACGCCGCCGAGGACATGCTGCGCGCGGAGCGGGACGGAAAGACGGCCACCGAGGTGGCCACCGATCTGCTCCTGCGCGCGTGCGACGTCCTGTCGGATCTCACCGACGATCTGGCCGGCGCCCACACGGGCACGGAAGCCAGCGAGGAGATGTGCAAGACGCTCGCGAGCGCCTCCGGCCATCCCCTGCCGCCGCTGGGCAACAAGCCGCCCCAGCCCCGGCCGGCGCCCGCCCCGTTGCCCCCGGCCCGTGCCGCCGCGCCGCCCCCGCCCGTGGCACCGCCCGCCCCCGTGGTGCAGCCTCCGCCGGCCCCCGCCGCGGCGGCGGTGGCTCCAGTGCCCGGGGCCGCCAAGCCCGAGGAGGAGGCGCCCGCCGCCGCCGTCGCCAAGCCGTCCATCGCCGATCGCAGCATCCGCGTGAACGTGGAGATCCTCGACTCGCTCGGGCTGCTCGCGGGCGACCTGCTCGTGGAGAGCGCCCGGGGGCGGCTGCGGGGCTCGGAGACGGCCACGCTGTTCGAGCGTTTCTCGCGCCTGGGCGACCGCTTCCTGCACCTGGGCGAGCGGCTGCACCTGGTCAACGAGCTGCGCGCGGAGCTGGAGGGCATCGAGAGCGACCTGCACCGGCTGCGCGACGATGCGTTCCGCTTCGTGCGGCGCAACGAGGACGGCATCAACACCCTCCACGGCAACCTGGCCAAGATGGCCGACTCCGTGGCGGAGGCGCGCCTGGTGCCGCTGTCCACCGTGTTCGACGCCTTCCCCCGGGCGGTGCGCGAGCTGTCACGCGCCCAGGGCAAGGATGTGGACCTCATCATCGAGAACGCGGATGTCGGCGTGGACCGCTCCATGCTCGCCGACGTGCGCGACGCGCTGGTCCACCTGCTGCGCAACTCGGTGGATCACGGCCTGGAGGTGCCCGAGGCCCGCCAGCAGCTCGGCAAGCCCGCCATGGGCCGGCTGCGCATCCGCGTCCGCATCGATGGGGACATGCTCCAGATCGACGTGGAGGATGACGGCCGGGGCATCGATCCCGAGCGGCTGAAGCAGGTGGCCCTCAACAAGCGGCTCATCACCCAGACCCAGGCCGCCGCGCTCTCCGAGCGCGAGACGATCGATCTCATCTTCCGGCCCGGCTTCTCCACGCGCGACCAGGTGAGTGAAATCTCCGGCCGCGGCGTGGGCATGGACGTGGTGAAGCGCAAGGTGGAGTCCCTGGGGGGCTCGGTGGGCGTCGTCAGCCGCCAGGGCCGGGGCACCACCATCAGCCTGCGCCTGCCGCAGTCGCTGGCGTTGATGAAGGTCCTCCTGGTGCGCCTGGGGGATGACGTCTACGGCATCCCCGCGGCGGACGTGGTGGCCGTCACGCGCGTCAAGCCGGAGGACCGCATGGAGGTCTTCGGCACGCTGGCGGTGAAGCACCGCAACAAGCCCACCGCGCTGGTGGCGCTCGGGCCGCTGCTGGGCGTCAACGGCGGCAACCGCTTCGACAAGCCGCCCGCCGTGGTGGTGCGTCACGGGGATGATCACGCCGCCCTGGTGGTGGACGGCTTCGTGGACGAGCGCGAGGTGGCGGTGAAGCCTTGCGGCGGGGAGTTCCTCAAGGGCGCCGCCTTCATCGCGGGCACCGCGGCGCTGGAGGATGGGCGCATCGCGGTGCTGTGCCACGTGCCGGACATCATGGCCGAGGTGCGCCGCATGGCCCGCCCCGTCACCCAGCAGCCCCAGGCCAAGCGCCTGCGCGTGCTGCTGGTGGACGACTCACCCATCGCCCGGGCCACCGAGGGGGCCCTGGTCAAGGCGCTCGGCCACACCGTGGAAGAGGCCCAGGATGGTGAGGAGGCGTACGCGAAGGTTCAGCACAACACGTATGATCTCATCCTCACCGACGTGCAGATGCCCCGGCTGGATGGCTTCTCGTTCACGCGGCGGTTGAAGACCACACCGGCGGTGGCCCGCATCCCGGTCATCATCCTGTCCTCGCTGGCCTCGCCCGAGGACAAGCGGCGGGGACTGGAAGCCGGCGCGGACGGATACCTTGTCAAAGGTGAGCTGGGCGTGGAGAGTTTGGCTCAGACCATCGAGCGGCTGACATGA